In Spirochaetota bacterium, the genomic stretch TCCGTTCGCCCAGTTCGCGTTGATGCGTACATTCGTATACGGTTCGTAGCTGTATATGGTATTATACGAAAACTCGCCGGGGCCCGCATTGCCGTCGTACGCACCGTCGGAATAGAGCGCCGCATATGTATTGTTGCTGATAGTGTTATAGGTGAACGTGCAGCCGTCAGGGGACGAAATACGCATGCCGAAGGCATTGTCGAATATCAGATTGCTCGATACCGTGTTCGTGTCCGCGTTCTCATTCACGATGCCAATGCCGGCGTAGGACGCGTTCATGTGCCCGAAGACGATGTTGCTCTCGATCGTGTTGTACTGTCCGCTTTCATCGATATAGATGCCGGCTCGTCCGTTGCTGAAGACGATGTTGCCGATGATCTTATTGGTGTCCGCCTGATAAATGCGTATGCCGGTCTCGACATTGCCGAACACGATGTTCGACGCAACGAACGTATCGATGACACCGTTCGCGTAGAGGTAGATGCCTTGCTGGATGTTGCCGAATACGACATTGTTGAAGATGAGATTCGTCCGTGTGCCGATATTGGTGGCGTTGAGGAGCGCAATGCCGTGGTTGACGTTGCTGTATATCAGGTTGCTTGCGATGACAAGCTGGTCCGCGTTCTGGAACCGTATGCCGTTCAGGTTCGACCATATCGTGTTGGAGAGGATGAGATTGCGGTCGGCGTTCTCCGCCTCGATATAGATACCGTAGCTCGTGTTCTCGTATATGGAGTTCAGATAATAGAGATTGTAGTCCATCGTGCCGCCGCCGTTCATATGGATGCCGTATGCGGTGTTCCGGAACACCGAGTTCGAGATGATGTTCCCGAATCGGTGTGCGTCGATGTACATGCCGTTGCCGCTGTTGTTGAAAACGGCGTTTGATACGATCGTATTGCTGATGAAATAGCCCGGCATATAAAGGCCGGTGCTCCCGTTTGAGCAGATGATGTTATTCTCGATCCTGTTGCCTACGCGGTTCTGCCCGTTGTAGTACGGTGATCCTATGCCGAAGGTCTGGTTGGCGTAGCAGAAATTCCCCATGACGACGTTGCTCGAGGTATTCGAAAGTATTATGCCCGTCCGGTTACCCCACACCCTGTTGCCGGACACGGTATTTGAGATCGTGGAGTTCGAGAAGATGTGTATGCCGCCGCAGCCGTAATTCGCGTACCCGATGCCGTTCGAGTACACATTGTTGTTCGCGATGACGCAGTTCGATACGTCACCCCAGAGATAAATGCCGTTGATGAAATTGCGTACCGACATGCCCTCGATGCGAATGTTCATGGCATTGGAGACGATGATGCCGTAGCTGAACGGTCCCGGTATGCCGGCTCCGTCGATAATGGCGGCGGTATTATCCGCGCTCTGGATCCATGGCAGTCCGATGAGACTGAAATTCGTCTTTCCGGTGATCATGATGTTCTCGGTCAAATTCGTCCCGGCGAACATGACGACGGTGTGCCCGTTCGCTGCGTTCGTGACCGCGGTATTGAGCGTATAATACACCGCTCCTGTGTTCATGTTCGATGCGACCGCACGGCTGTACACGGTCACGGTGGCCGGTGCGCTGAACCAGGATTCATTCTCGAGCGGAACTGCGGCGTCATATGCGGTCACGTAGTAGCTGTACGGCGTATCAATGGCCACCGCGGTATCGGTTATCGATGTTATCGCCGCGCCCACGTTCGAATAGGGAGCGGTGACATTATATCCTGCGGCTCCGGTCTCCCGGTATACGCGATATCCCGTTGCCCCGCCCACCGCCTGCCACTCGATGATGATCTCTCCGCTCGTATTCGTTGCGGCATTGGTTATCACCGGCGGTACGGGTGCCGTAGTGTCCGCCTGGAATATGCCGATAGGACCGAGACGATAGGGCGCATAAAACGGCATTCCCCAGAGGTTGCCGTCGATACCGGCGGTTATCGCGCTTGACTGCAGCGTCCCGAAGTAATTCGTCTGCAGGTTCGTCGCCGCCCATCCGCCGTTCACGCGCATATTCGTCGCCGCCCCGCCATAGATGTTGTTGTAAGCGATAAGTCCGCATCCGCGGTTCCCGTCGTAGGTGCCGTCGCTGTAAAAATTATACGACGTGTTGTTCGTGAGGATATTGAACACGATCTCTTGGTACTCCGCTTCGGAGTTATGCATCCCGATACGATTCTCGAAGATGATATTGCTGACTATTCTGTTGCTGTCGGATCGGTCATCCGCAATGAGTATCCCGCGTCCGTTCGCGGTGGACGTATGTCCGAAAATATAATTGCTCACGATGATATTCATGACGCAGTTCGTCGGAGTGAAATTCGCGGAGGGCGGATTGGCAGGGATGAGGTATATCCCCTCAAGGCGGTTGCTGCAGATGATGTTCCCGATGACGGTGTTCGTGTCCGAGTCGCCGATGCGGATGCCGTAGCTGTTGCCGCTTACCGAGTTCGATGCGATGAAACAGGTGTTCACCGCATCGTGGACAAGATATATCCCCTCGTTCGTGTTGTCCGCAATGTTGTTCTCGACGATCCGGTTGCTTACCGTAGCCCCGTTGGTTGTAGCGTCCACCATGATGCCGCGCGCCGCATTGCTTACGATATCATTGCCGATGATCCAATTGTAGTCCGCGTACGATATCCTCACCCCGTCGCTGCGATTGTGTATTATCCTGTTCGATACGATGTAATTGCTTCGGTCAGAGCCCCACTCGCCGGACATAAGCACGCCGAGGTTGTTATATCGTATGTCATTGTACCGGATCATGTTCGAATACGTGCTCCAGCTGCCGGAGAAGCCGTGACCGCCGTTCGTGCACACATTATTTGAGATAAAGGTGTTATAATACGAGGATGGGAGATCGAAGCCATTACCGGTATTGCTGAATATTGCGTTGGATATGAACATATTATACCGATTGATGCCCCAGCCGCGCCATCCTGTCGCAAAATTCGAGCAGATGGAATTTCCCTCAAAATGGGAATAATCCATGCTCTGGCTCCAATTTGGGTTACCGAAGCCCCCTTGGCTGTTCCAGTACACGGTGTTGTATTTGTATATACACCGGTCGGCGTTCCATATGCAAATACCGATCCCCAGCGTCTTCCACACATTGTTCGAAAGGATAAAATTGGAAACGACCGAATCGCCATAGAGATAAATCCCCCCATTGTGGCAGTTCGTGGTGTACGGGCCGTTGGAATAGATGTTATTGTTGGCGATAGTGCAGTTCGAAAGATAATCGCGCATGTAGATGCCGTTGGTGAACAACCGGACCGTGAATCCTTCAACACGGATGCCCGCGCTGTTCGTGAGCGTTATCCCGAAGCTGTTGAGCGATGTGAACCCGGTGCCGTCGATTATTGCTGCGGTATTATCGGCGCTCTGTATCCACGGCCAGCTGATGAATGAGAAATTCGTTTTTCCCGCGATAACGATGTTCGTGTTATGCGTACCGGCGAAAACGACGATGGTTTGCCCATTGGCGGCGGCGTTTATTGCACTCGGAATGTCGGCATAGGTTGCCCCGGTATTTGTGTTCGAGGCGACCTGCGCATGGGAAATAGCCGGTATCAACAGAAGGGCGAGCATTACGAGAGCATATGCACAGGGGCGGCCGATTTTTGAGTGCGCCGAACACATAAGAGTCGACTCCTTTTTATGGACCCCAGTTCGCCTCGATTCTCCTATGATACTGGATATAACAAGACAAGCCCAAAATAGTGAAATTGTAAGCGTTTACATTATCGTATAGTATTGAAGATAAATTGAGCCGATTCGAGACACTCTTGAATAGAATTATGTGAGATATGTTGAATACAGCCATGCTGCCGAGCGTCATGGCACGGTTCTTTCGAGACCATGCCTTGACATTGAACGCGTTTTTATTATATAATCGTCTGTGTGGCGTGCCGCCCACATTCTCTTATCGAACTATACGAGAACGGCCCATCGAAAGGAGCATTTGTTGAGCGAACGAATTCTTATGAAAGGTAATGAGGCGATGGCGGAATCCGCCATTATAGCCGGCTGTCGGTACTATTTCGGATATCCTATCACCCCGCAGAACGATGTTCCCGAATACATGTCGCGGCGAATGCCTGCCGTTGATGGTGTATTCCTCCAGGCGGAGAGCGAGGTCGCCGCGATCAATATGGTCATCGGTGCCTCTGCGGCGGGAAAACGCGTCATGACATCGTCATCATCTCCCGGCATAAGCCTCAAACAGGAAGGCATATCGTATCTTGCCGGTATGAATCTCCCTGCTGTCGTTGCGAATATCACACGTGCGGGTCCCGGTCTCGGCGACGTGACGACGGCGCAAAGCGATTACTTTCAGGCGACGCGCGGCGGCGGTCATGGCGATTATCGCACGCCGACGTTCATGCCCGGCAATGTCCAGGAACTCGCCGACATGACGGTCGCCGCATTCGATCTTGCCGATGCGTACCGCACGCCCGTGATGATAATCGCCGATGCCACCATCGGTCAGATGATGGAGCCGATAACGCTCCCCAAGCCGACGGGGAAAGTGTTCGAAAAGCCGTGGGCGCTTACCGGGGCGAAGGGCAGGGCGAAGAACATCGTCCGCTCGCTTTGGCTGTATCCCGACCCCGGATTACCGCAGAATAACGAGCAATTGCAGAAAAAATATGCCCAGATCGAGCGCGAATACCGCATGTACGAAGAGTATAAGACATCGGACGCCGATTATCTTTTCGTGGCATATGGGACAACGGCGCGCATCGTTCGGGAAGTCATCGGCATGCTCCGCAGCGAAGGCATAAAAGCCGGATCGTTCCGTCCGAAAATGGGCTGGCCGTATCCGTACGAAGAGCTGCGTGCATGCGCAAAGGGCAAGAAATTCGTGCTCACCGTTGAAATGAGCTATGGCCAGATGGTCGACGATGTGCGCATCGGCATGAACGGTGATATTCCGGTACATTTCTACGGGAAAGCGGGCGGTGTCATTTTGACCACGAAGGACATCATCACCGCGTTCAAGGGATACATCTAATGGCAGTCGTATATTCCCGGCCCCGATCGATAGAGGATGTTCCGTTCCACTACTGCCCCGGGTGCGGACATTCCATCGTCCACAAGCTTATCGGTGAATGCATCGATGAGCTTGCCATCCTCGAGAACACGGTGCTTGTGGCGCCGGTGGGTTGCGCGGTGAACGCGTACAATTACTTCAAATGCGATACCTGTGAGGCGGCACATGGCCGTGCGGCGGCAGTGGCGACAGGGCTCAAACGATCCCTGCCGGACAATATCGTGATATCGTATCAAGGTGACGGCGATCTCGCGTCGATAGGCATGGCGGAGACGATACATGCCGCCAATCGCGGCGAAAAGATAACGATAGTGTTCATTAATAACACCATCTATGGGATGACGAGCGGCCAGATGGCGCCGACAACGCTCATCGGCCAGAAGACGACCACGTCGACAAAGGGCAGGAACGATTCCATGGGGTTCCCCATCGATATGTGCAAGCTTATCTCGACATTGGAGGCGCCGGTGTACGTGGTCCGGTCAAAGGTCACCAGTGCCGCATCTGCGCTCAAGACAAAAAAACATATAAAACGTGCGCTTACGCTGCAGAAGGAAGGGAAGGGCTATACGTTCGTGGAGATACTGTCGAACTGCAATACGAACTGGAAAATGACGCCGCTTGACTCGAATAAATGGATTGACAGCACGGTTGAAAAAGTATTCCCTCTGGGCGTCTTTGTAGACAAATTCGGAGAACAGAAATGACCGAGCGCATCATCATAGCTGGATTCGGCGGGCAGGGCGTGCTTTTCAGCGGGAAGCTATTGGCTCAGGCCGCCATGATGGCCGGTTTCAATGTGACGGAAATACCCTCGTATGGCGCTGAAATGCGCGGCGGGACCGCGAATGCGGCGATAACCATATCGGATACGGAGATCGGGTCTCCTATCATCGAGCAGCCGTCGTCGCTGTTATGCCTCAATATCGCATCGTTCGAGCGTTTTGAGGCGGATCTGCTCCCGAAGGGTATGCTCGTTGTCAATACATCACTGGTTAAGAATAAGAGCTCGCGGGACGATATTAATATAGTAGAAGTCAACGCGAACGATCTCGCGCGCGAAGCGGGGAACCCCGCCATTGTGAATATGCCCGTTATCGGGGCATACATAAAGGCAAGCGGCATTGTACCGTTCGAAACGGCGATGCGGGCGCTTGAGGCGGTCATATCCGACAAGTACCGGGACCTGTTGGCGGTGAATAAGAGGGCATTGGAGTTGGGGTACGGATCCTAGCATCCCTTGTTCAATCGGCTCCGTACCAGGATAAGGTGATCCGCAATGGCGACTGTAGGAAAGGAAAAAGCGTCTGAGGCGCAAAAGGCCGAATTCAACGAACGCATTAAGGATATGCGTGACCATGTTGAATCGATATCGGTGAAGATAAAAGAGATCGAAAAAGAGCTCATCGGCAAGACCGATAAGATCGAGACCGCAGCGCAGCGGCTTAAGCTCGCCGAGATGTACATGAACGTCATTTCGTTCCACACCGGTATGAGCGCGCTCTCCCAGCACATGCTCAACTACAAGAACGAGTCCTATCTCAACGAAGGGCGGAAGATCCTCTATAAAGTGCTTATACTGCTCGAAGAGGCACTGGGTAATCATGTCGATGACCCGCTCAATGAGAACGAGGCGGTGCACGAGGTTCTCGCGGGGAAATTCGACGATAAATGGAAACTCGCGTTCGCGCGGACGCTCGGCTACAATATCAATCTCATCGAGGACTGCTACGGCGACAACACGAAATGGAAGTGGAGTTTCGTCGAGGTAGAGGGACGCTACGCGATAGCGATGAAGAATTTCATCGATTACAAGACGTTCATCAAGAACATGGACCCGCGCGTGCCGGGCTTTTCCGAGCGCAACAATCTCATGAAATTGGTGAAGAAGCTCCTCAACGAGGCGGCGGAACTCTACCGCAAGAAATATGAGCTCAAAGAGCATCGTCTCGATGATATGAAATATGCGCTCAATATACTGGGTGCGCTTCGCCGCATACTCATGTATCTCGGCGAGGCCGAAGAGGCCAATGAGCGAAAGAAGATCTATGACCTATGGAAAAAGAAGATGGAAGATGATCTTCGCAAGAAAGAGGAATTGGACGCGAAGCGGTAGCGCTGCATTCCATGGAATAACATTGTATCCCGCAGGCGGGGCCGCGCGACCCCGCCTGCGGGATTTTTTTTACACTGGTAATGCCTTTTGCTTGACTCCTGGAAGAAGATTTATATATTTTTCAATGTTAGCAAGTGCTAACCGAAGGAGCAGGCCATGCCGGCAACGAAACGGCAAAAGGATATCATGAACGCGACGCTTACGGTCATTGCGGCCGAGGGCGTTGAGCACCTTACGGTGCGGCGTATCGCCGATCGCCTGTCGATAACCGATGCTGCGCTCTATAAGCATTTTGATGGAAAGACCGGCATTCTCGCGGCTATCGTCGAGGAGTTCCGCATCGATTCGCTCAAAGCGCTCGATGCCGCGGCGAAGGGTGTTACCCCGATCGATAAAGTGCGGCTTTTCTTCCTTGACCGTGCCGATTATTTTGCATCGCACCCGGAAATGGTGCCGGTGCTGTTCCCGGAATCCATGGTCGGAGGGAATCGGCGGCTCTTCAAAGCGGTGCTTTCCGCGATGGATGATCACAAGCAGGCGCTTGTTGTCATCATCGGCGAGGCGCAGAGGAAAAGGGAGATACGGATCGCTCCGCCGGAGCATGTGTTCATCATGATCATGGGTACGCTCCGGCTGCTCTTCACGCGCTGGCAGTACAGCGGTCACGGATTCGATCTCGCCGAAGAGGCGCGCGCGCTTTGGGCATCGCTTGTATCGCTCATTTCAGACATCAAATAACGGAGGCATCATATGGTTCGAAGCATCATCACGATCGACGAGGAGAAATGCAATGGCTGCGGGCTCTGCATACCCAATTGCCCTGAGGGGGCGATTCAAATGATAGACGGCAAGGCGCGTCTTATCAGCGATCTTTTCTGCGACGGGCTCGGCGCCTGTCTCGGGCACTGCCCGGAAGGGGCCATCACGACGGTCAAGCGTGAGGCGGCTCCGTACGACGAATGGACGGTGATGGGTAATATCGTCAAGGCGGGTGCCAACACGATAAAGGCGCATCTCATGCATCTTCGCGACCACGGCGAAACGGCGCATCTCGCAACAGCGGTCAAGTATCTCAAAGAGAAAAATATTGAAAATCCATTGAAGGAGGAAAACACAATGGTACATCAACATGGGGGCGGATGCCCCGGATCACAGGTGATCGATCGCTCGTCAGAGGAGGGAGCCGCAGATGCCGCGGGAACGCGTCAGTCGGCACTTCGGCAGTGGCCGGTGCAGCTCCATCTCGTATCGCCGATGGCCCCGTATTTTGTCGGCAAGGACGTTCTCCTTGCGGCGGACTGCGTGGCGTTCACGGTCGGTGATTTCCACAAGGACTGGCTCGCGGGGAAATCGCTCGCCATCGCCTGCCCGAAACTCGACGAAGGTCAGGACGTATACAAGGAAAAGCTTGTATCACTTATTGATGAGGCGAAGGTGAACACGCTCACCGTCATGATAATGCAGGTGCCCTGCTGCGGCGGTCTGCTTGCGCTCGCGAAGGATGCTCTTGCATCGGCGAAGCGAAAAATTCCTCTCAAAGCCGTTGTCGTCGGCTTGAAAGGTGATATACTGAGCGAGGAATGGGTTACTGCCTGACCAAGGGGGATGCCATGGCGAACAGGAACGAGAAGACCCCGGGGAATACACCCGGACGCTACTATGTGGATACGACATGCACGGGTTGCGGTGTATGCATTGATACGGCCCCGGGCGTGTTCGTTATGCATGACAGTGTCGCGTATGTCGTAAAACAACCGGATGCGTCATCGGAAACGGCTGCGGCGGATGCAAAAGCAAGCTGCCCGAGCGAATCGATAGGCGACGACGGCGTGTGAAGAATAAAGATCAAAGGAGTATCGTATGGAAGAGAATTTTTCAGAGAAGCCGCTTTCGGCAGCGGGATCGGTAGCGTATTCTGGCGGCGCTGTAGTGAGCAAGACCGTCATCAACAAGAAGGTCGGCACGATAACGCTGTTCGCGTTCGATCAGGGTCAGCGGCTGTCCGAACACACGGCCCCGTTCGATGCGCTCGTGAACGTTCTTGACGGCGAAGGAGAGATCGTCATCGGCGGGAAGGCGCATCGCCTCCATGTCGGGGATTTCATCGTCATGCCGGCGAACATACCGCATGCGGTGAACGCCGTGGCGAAATTCAAAATGATGCTCGTGATGATTCGAGGCGAGTGAACATATTGTTCTGCGATGCGGAAATCCGGATTTTCTTGCAAAATCATATGATCTGATGTAGTATGCGCTCATGCCCCGGAGGCGTGCATGAGCGACTGCATCTACATCGACGGAAAATTCTTCTCGCAGGAAACTGCGGTCGTTTCCGTGTTCGATCACGGTTTCCTTTACGGTGACGGCGTGTTCGAAGGCATACGCTTTTACAACAGTCGCATCTTCAAGCTCGATGAGCATATCGAACGCCTCTGTAAATCGGCGCAGGCCATATTCCTCGCGATACCGGTCGACAAGGCGGAGCTGCGGGCCATTGTCATCGAATCGGCAAAACGCTCTGCTCTTGAGAACGGCTACATACGGCTCGTGATAAGCCGCGGCAGGGGCGATCTCGGGCTTGACCCGCGCAAATGTCCGCACCCGTCGATCATAGTCATACCGAGCCTTTTGAAGATGTATCCGCCGGAGATGTATGAGAACGGGATATCGCTCATCACGGTGCCCACGCGGCGCAATATCAACGAAGCGATCAACCCGCGCATAAAATCGCTCAACTATATGAACAATATCATCGCCAAGGTCGAGGCGTCGCAGCTTGGCTTCGAAGAGGCGATAATGCTCTCTCATGACGGATATGTGGCGGAATGTACGGG encodes the following:
- a CDS encoding right-handed parallel beta-helix repeat-containing protein, which translates into the protein MLALLLIPAISHAQVASNTNTGATYADIPSAINAAANGQTIVVFAGTHNTNIVIAGKTNFSFISWPWIQSADNTAAIIDGTGFTSLNSFGITLTNSAGIRVEGFTVRLFTNGIYMRDYLSNCTIANNNIYSNGPYTTNCHNGGIYLYGDSVVSNFILSNNVWKTLGIGICIWNADRCIYKYNTVYWNSQGGFGNPNWSQSMDYSHFEGNSICSNFATGWRGWGINRYNMFISNAIFSNTGNGFDLPSSYYNTFISNNVCTNGGHGFSGSWSTYSNMIRYNDIRYNNLGVLMSGEWGSDRSNYIVSNRIIHNRSDGVRISYADYNWIIGNDIVSNAARGIMVDATTNGATVSNRIVENNIADNTNEGIYLVHDAVNTCFIASNSVSGNSYGIRIGDSDTNTVIGNIICSNRLEGIYLIPANPPSANFTPTNCVMNIIVSNYIFGHTSTANGRGILIADDRSDSNRIVSNIIFENRIGMHNSEAEYQEIVFNILTNNTSYNFYSDGTYDGNRGCGLIAYNNIYGGAATNMRVNGGWAATNLQTNYFGTLQSSAITAGIDGNLWGMPFYAPYRLGPIGIFQADTTAPVPPVITNAATNTSGEIIIEWQAVGGATGYRVYRETGAAGYNVTAPYSNVGAAITSITDTAVAIDTPYSYYVTAYDAAVPLENESWFSAPATVTVYSRAVASNMNTGAVYYTLNTAVTNAANGHTVVMFAGTNLTENIMITGKTNFSLIGLPWIQSADNTAAIIDGAGIPGPFSYGIIVSNAMNIRIEGMSVRNFINGIYLWGDVSNCVIANNNVYSNGIGYANYGCGGIHIFSNSTISNTVSGNRVWGNRTGIILSNTSSNVVMGNFCYANQTFGIGSPYYNGQNRVGNRIENNIICSNGSTGLYMPGYFISNTIVSNAVFNNSGNGMYIDAHRFGNIISNSVFRNTAYGIHMNGGGTMDYNLYYLNSIYENTSYGIYIEAENADRNLILSNTIWSNLNGIRFQNADQLVIASNLIYSNVNHGIALLNATNIGTRTNLIFNNVVFGNIQQGIYLYANGVIDTFVASNIVFGNVETGIRIYQADTNKIIGNIVFSNGRAGIYIDESGQYNTIESNIVFGHMNASYAGIGIVNENADTNTVSSNLIFDNAFGMRISSPDGCTFTYNTISNNTYAALYSDGAYDGNAGPGEFSYNTIYSYEPYTNVRINANWANGHIRSNYWGSINAGVLSNRICDFPASTNFFSPYLLSPVGIWQTDKTPTAVPAGVTASAGLLNRIVIDWGNVGGATAYRIYRSMNNDAWSNFNTPLVETTVSILTDITALSGNDYYYYITALDNATPFTNESWFSASSGVGYINSNYTVTVSITNPSPNTWISTNRWMYAGIFTTNNDLYFSTNNAPFIVMTTTNTLGSWWTNLSLPFGAGLITNVFSIKVSNTTIADYWVETITNYFDNTPPAGAITNIASNQVISNVFTVLGTNADAQSDIASATVSITNADGMSVNVAASIGSGVFSAAWNSTNASTLTNGEYHIYLTLVNGAGLTVSSPSTPIMISNLWPSGSLATVYAQNNPYRGSGDIVFKDLTTNSSVSIYTVSGKLMAKLVMNADNTSGQLAWNVIADNGKFVSPGVYLCLIKSNAGTRVIRIMIVRRRES
- the vorB gene encoding 3-methyl-2-oxobutanoate dehydrogenase subunit VorB; amino-acid sequence: MSERILMKGNEAMAESAIIAGCRYYFGYPITPQNDVPEYMSRRMPAVDGVFLQAESEVAAINMVIGASAAGKRVMTSSSSPGISLKQEGISYLAGMNLPAVVANITRAGPGLGDVTTAQSDYFQATRGGGHGDYRTPTFMPGNVQELADMTVAAFDLADAYRTPVMIIADATIGQMMEPITLPKPTGKVFEKPWALTGAKGRAKNIVRSLWLYPDPGLPQNNEQLQKKYAQIEREYRMYEEYKTSDADYLFVAYGTTARIVREVIGMLRSEGIKAGSFRPKMGWPYPYEELRACAKGKKFVLTVEMSYGQMVDDVRIGMNGDIPVHFYGKAGGVILTTKDIITAFKGYI
- a CDS encoding thiamine pyrophosphate-dependent enzyme — its product is MAVVYSRPRSIEDVPFHYCPGCGHSIVHKLIGECIDELAILENTVLVAPVGCAVNAYNYFKCDTCEAAHGRAAAVATGLKRSLPDNIVISYQGDGDLASIGMAETIHAANRGEKITIVFINNTIYGMTSGQMAPTTLIGQKTTTSTKGRNDSMGFPIDMCKLISTLEAPVYVVRSKVTSAASALKTKKHIKRALTLQKEGKGYTFVEILSNCNTNWKMTPLDSNKWIDSTVEKVFPLGVFVDKFGEQK
- a CDS encoding 2-oxoacid:acceptor oxidoreductase family protein encodes the protein MTERIIIAGFGGQGVLFSGKLLAQAAMMAGFNVTEIPSYGAEMRGGTANAAITISDTEIGSPIIEQPSSLLCLNIASFERFEADLLPKGMLVVNTSLVKNKSSRDDINIVEVNANDLAREAGNPAIVNMPVIGAYIKASGIVPFETAMRALEAVISDKYRDLLAVNKRALELGYGS
- a CDS encoding TetR/AcrR family transcriptional regulator — translated: MPATKRQKDIMNATLTVIAAEGVEHLTVRRIADRLSITDAALYKHFDGKTGILAAIVEEFRIDSLKALDAAAKGVTPIDKVRLFFLDRADYFASHPEMVPVLFPESMVGGNRRLFKAVLSAMDDHKQALVVIIGEAQRKREIRIAPPEHVFIMIMGTLRLLFTRWQYSGHGFDLAEEARALWASLVSLISDIK
- a CDS encoding 4Fe-4S binding protein, giving the protein MVRSIITIDEEKCNGCGLCIPNCPEGAIQMIDGKARLISDLFCDGLGACLGHCPEGAITTVKREAAPYDEWTVMGNIVKAGANTIKAHLMHLRDHGETAHLATAVKYLKEKNIENPLKEENTMVHQHGGGCPGSQVIDRSSEEGAADAAGTRQSALRQWPVQLHLVSPMAPYFVGKDVLLAADCVAFTVGDFHKDWLAGKSLAIACPKLDEGQDVYKEKLVSLIDEAKVNTLTVMIMQVPCCGGLLALAKDALASAKRKIPLKAVVVGLKGDILSEEWVTA
- a CDS encoding ferredoxin — protein: MGYCLTKGDAMANRNEKTPGNTPGRYYVDTTCTGCGVCIDTAPGVFVMHDSVAYVVKQPDASSETAAADAKASCPSESIGDDGV
- a CDS encoding cupin domain-containing protein, whose translation is MEENFSEKPLSAAGSVAYSGGAVVSKTVINKKVGTITLFAFDQGQRLSEHTAPFDALVNVLDGEGEIVIGGKAHRLHVGDFIVMPANIPHAVNAVAKFKMMLVMIRGE
- the ilvE gene encoding branched-chain-amino-acid transaminase; this encodes MSDCIYIDGKFFSQETAVVSVFDHGFLYGDGVFEGIRFYNSRIFKLDEHIERLCKSAQAIFLAIPVDKAELRAIVIESAKRSALENGYIRLVISRGRGDLGLDPRKCPHPSIIVIPSLLKMYPPEMYENGISLITVPTRRNINEAINPRIKSLNYMNNIIAKVEASQLGFEEAIMLSHDGYVAECTGDNIFYVTDGVLSTPSSFHGALKGITRMVVIALAKKRGITVHETTATRYDLYTADECFLTGTGAEVVPVVRIDARQIGGGKPGVMTASLITDFRALVATDGVSIA